In bacterium, the DNA window CTCGGCCAGTCCGATTTTGATTTTGCGTTTGTCCTCAGCGTTCATTGAATGCTCCTTAGTCCACCAATGCGGCCCGGATGCCCGGGCTGCGTGTCGGGACAGGACCACTGTCCAGTCCAAACAACCAATTTAGCCCGAAAGTGCCCGAAAATCAACGAGTTCGCCGCCGCAATGGAGGTCCGCCATGACCATGATACGCAAATTTGACCGATTCGGATCAATCACGGTGGCGGCGATGTTTCTCGTTACCCTGATGGTCCTTAGCGGCTGCGAGAAGGAAAAAACCAAGACTGCCGCAGTCGACTCCACAGCGGCAGCCCCGCCCAAACCAGCGCCGCGTCCGATTGTCATTCTCTGTTCCTACTCGCCGATCGGCGCCGAACTGAAGCAGAAAACCGTGCCGCAGTCGGATACGGTCTGGGCGGGACGCGAGATTTTCCTGGTGACCGCCAAGAGCGGACCGGTTGTCCTGGCCAACAGCGGCGTGGGGATGGCCAACGCCGCGGCCACCACGCAGTTTCTCATCGACCGCTATCGTCCGTCCGGCATCGTTTTTTGCGGCATTGCCTCCGCCATCAACCCGGCGCATCAGATCGGCGATCTGGTCATCCCGGAAAGTTACATCACCTTCGATCACGGCTACTGGGGGGAGCAGGGGTTTCTGACCGACTCGGTGACAGTGGGCTTTGCCGACTCGGCCGGCTTCGACCGGATGCTGGAGATCCCGGTCGATCGCGGCTACTATGATCGGCTGGGCGAGGCGGCCAACGCCGCGGCGTTTCGATTGCGCGCGGTCGGACGGCGTCTGCCGGAAATCCACCGCGGCGGCATCGGCATTTCCGGAAGCGCCTTTCTCGACCACAAGGCCAAACGCGAGCAACTGTTCAAGCAACTGAAGGCGCAGATCACCGATACCGAATCGGCGGCGGTGGTGCAGACCGCTTACGCCGCGGGCGTGCCGGTGGCGGTGTTGCGCGCCTGCGCCGCGCCGGCCGGCGAATCGACCTCGCCACAGGCCCAGGCGCGGCTTGTGGACTTCTTCGCGGTGGCCGCGCACAACGTCGCGCTGGTGATCGAGCAGTTCCTGACGCCGTCGGAAGAGTAGGCAATCAGACCGTCGAGTTGTGCAGGCGGCCCCGCGCCAGGGAAATGAAGACGCCGGCAAGGCAGGCGACGGCGAAGATCGTGAAGGCGGTGCGCAACGCGGTCAGGAAGGCCTCCTGGTTCTCCGCCGTGATCCGGGCATGGCCGACGAAGACCGAGAAGATCATCGTTGCCACCCCCATGCTGAGCGTCTGCCCGATCAGACGCATGGTCCCCACCAGCGCCGCCGCGACCCCATATGAACGCCGCTCGACCGAGCCCATGATCGCGTTGGTGTTGGGCGATGAAAACAGGCCGAAGCCGATGCCGAGAAGGGCCAGCGCGATCACCACGTAAGCCGTGGACGTTCCCTTCCCCAGAAAGATCAGCATCACCAGCCCGATCACGGTGAAGAGCATGCCAAGCGAGGCGACCACCCGCGGCTCGATCCGGTCGGAACGGCGACCGGCAAACGGCGAGAGGATCGCCATCAGGATCGGCTGCGCCAGCAAGATCGCGCCGGCGTGCTGGGCATTCAAGCCGAGCACATACTGCAGATACAGACTGAGGAAGAAGCCGACGGCGAAGGTCGCGCTGTAGTTGAGCAGCGCGGCGAGGTTGGAGAACGCGAAGACGATGTTATCGCGGAACAACCCAACGTCGAGAATGGGGAAGGCACAGCGCTGCTCCCAGAGGACAAAGGCGATCAACGCCACGACCGCCACCGCCAGCAACGCGGCGCCATGGACGCCCGGCAGCGAGGCCATGCCGTAGGTGAGGCAGATCATCGCGGACGCATAGATGCCCGACCCGATCCAGTCGAACCGGTCGCCGCGGGCGCCGGCGAATTCCTGTGTAAGTTTCCAGCGCGTGAGCGCAACCAGCGCGACCCCCAACACGGCATTGAGCCAGAAAATGCTGCGCCAGCCGAGGTTGTGGGTGAGCACGCCGCCGACCACCGGTCCCAGCGACAACCCGACGTAGACCGCCGCCACCGTGAAGCCGAGGGCTGCTCCGCGTTCACCAGCGGGAAAAACCGAGGTCACCACCGCCACGCCGGTGCCGAAGATCATCGCCCCGCCGACGCCCTGGACCAGCCGCGCGACGATCAGCAGCGCGCCGTTGACCGCCAACGCCGACATGACCGACGAAACCGCAAACAGTGTCTGTCCGAGGAGGAAGATGCGCCGACGACCGTGGATGTCGGCCAGTCTCCCGAACGGCAGCAGGCAGACCACCGCCGAGAGGAGGTAGGAGGTCGAAATCCAGCTGAGAAAGATCGCATCCAGCGCGAAATCGCGCCCGATGGTCGGCAAGGCGACGTTGACCGCCGAGCCCATGAACGGAGTCACAAACGAGGCCAGCACCGCAACCGCCAGAACCGCGCGCCGCGTGGACTGATCGACCGGGGCATTCATCGCCGGCAAAGATCGAATGCGCCACCAAAGCGCTCAAGCCGTATCCCGATGGGAACGTCAGAATCAAACAAGGCGGATCGAAGACGATCCGCCCTGCGGAAATTCGGGACCAAGCGGTCAGAAGCGCCTGGTGTAGATGTGGCAGTATGGCGTCTTGCCGGTTTTGACGTAGTAGTCCTGGTGATAATCCTCGG includes these proteins:
- a CDS encoding 5'-methylthioadenosine/S-adenosylhomocysteine nucleosidase is translated as MTMIRKFDRFGSITVAAMFLVTLMVLSGCEKEKTKTAAVDSTAAAPPKPAPRPIVILCSYSPIGAELKQKTVPQSDTVWAGREIFLVTAKSGPVVLANSGVGMANAAATTQFLIDRYRPSGIVFCGIASAINPAHQIGDLVIPESYITFDHGYWGEQGFLTDSVTVGFADSAGFDRMLEIPVDRGYYDRLGEAANAAAFRLRAVGRRLPEIHRGGIGISGSAFLDHKAKREQLFKQLKAQITDTESAAVVQTAYAAGVPVAVLRACAAPAGESTSPQAQARLVDFFAVAAHNVALVIEQFLTPSEE
- a CDS encoding MFS transporter, whose amino-acid sequence is MNAPVDQSTRRAVLAVAVLASFVTPFMGSAVNVALPTIGRDFALDAIFLSWISTSYLLSAVVCLLPFGRLADIHGRRRIFLLGQTLFAVSSVMSALAVNGALLIVARLVQGVGGAMIFGTGVAVVTSVFPAGERGAALGFTVAAVYVGLSLGPVVGGVLTHNLGWRSIFWLNAVLGVALVALTRWKLTQEFAGARGDRFDWIGSGIYASAMICLTYGMASLPGVHGAALLAVAVVALIAFVLWEQRCAFPILDVGLFRDNIVFAFSNLAALLNYSATFAVGFFLSLYLQYVLGLNAQHAGAILLAQPILMAILSPFAGRRSDRIEPRVVASLGMLFTVIGLVMLIFLGKGTSTAYVVIALALLGIGFGLFSSPNTNAIMGSVERRSYGVAAALVGTMRLIGQTLSMGVATMIFSVFVGHARITAENQEAFLTALRTAFTIFAVACLAGVFISLARGRLHNSTV